The archaeon BMS3Bbin15 genome window below encodes:
- a CDS encoding universal stress protein/MT2698: MDYIKILVPSDGSEHSKHVIRHAIQFARHFDVSEVRVLSVLDTGEIEEFKRIDATILKDNGYSHPELFESENIDSILNKHAKETLTHLKKEIESTPKISEGVKIKFSMREGEPSEEIIEEAEDFEADMIIMGSLRLGGRFAIGSVAAQVVRASKIPVMIVGPNSKFADFKKILVPVDMSDMAELPVKVAACIARRLEADIKILHVVNESAVRYFSSITWFDDDAKDELVAEYVAAAEKHLEEISDITAGLPVKKIVKTGDPVDMILKEAEKDCQLIVMYTRGKGHIGRALIGSITGGVINQARVPVLLVKEKVWVEY; encoded by the coding sequence GACATGCAATTCAATTCGCAAGACATTTTGATGTGTCTGAAGTCAGAGTACTTTCTGTTTTAGATACAGGCGAAATTGAAGAATTTAAGAGAATTGACGCAACTATATTGAAAGATAATGGTTATTCCCACCCAGAACTGTTTGAATCTGAGAATATTGACTCTATTCTTAATAAACATGCAAAAGAAACACTGACACACCTGAAAAAGGAGATTGAGTCAACACCTAAAATATCGGAAGGAGTTAAAATTAAATTTAGCATGAGAGAGGGTGAACCTTCTGAAGAGATAATTGAAGAAGCTGAGGATTTCGAGGCAGACATGATTATAATGGGCTCTCTTAGATTAGGGGGTCGTTTTGCAATTGGAAGTGTGGCAGCCCAGGTTGTAAGGGCTTCTAAAATTCCGGTTATGATAGTAGGTCCGAATTCAAAGTTTGCGGATTTTAAAAAAATACTTGTACCCGTAGATATGTCAGATATGGCTGAACTGCCGGTAAAAGTGGCAGCGTGCATTGCAAGGAGACTGGAAGCAGATATAAAGATATTGCATGTTGTTAATGAGTCTGCGGTAAGATATTTCTCTTCTATAACATGGTTCGATGATGATGCAAAGGACGAACTTGTAGCTGAATATGTTGCTGCTGCGGAAAAACATCTGGAGGAAATCTCAGATATAACGGCAGGGCTACCTGTGAAAAAAATTGTCAAGACAGGGGACCCCGTGGATATGATATTGAAGGAAGCTGAAAAGGACTGCCAGCTTATAGTAATGTATACAAGGGGAAAAGGACATATTGGTAGAGCACTTATAGGAAGTATCACAGGAGGAGTAATTAACCAGGCAAGAGTACCGGTGCTTCTTGTGAAGGAAAAGGTATGGGTGGAGTATTGA